Proteins encoded within one genomic window of Vulgatibacter sp.:
- the gspM gene encoding type II secretion system protein GspM — MARISLPFKDQFERLSAAWASLSHRERRMLGLMAAAAAVFVVALGFTSLRKNINTREAAIATKTQSMEQVVQLAEGYREAEQARQRIEARIKGTPVRLFSYLEELAKKQELSLGDMQDRGTDSVGDGISRSTVEVSFARIDLRSLTGFLNEIEKSQQLVKVEKLRVRGRSDDPNALDAAVTVSTYSLSKG, encoded by the coding sequence ATGGCCAGGATCTCCCTTCCGTTCAAGGATCAGTTCGAGCGCCTCTCCGCCGCGTGGGCGAGCCTCTCGCACCGCGAGCGGCGCATGCTCGGCCTCATGGCTGCTGCCGCCGCCGTCTTCGTGGTGGCGCTGGGCTTCACCTCGCTGCGCAAGAACATCAATACGCGCGAGGCGGCCATCGCCACCAAGACCCAGTCGATGGAGCAGGTGGTCCAGCTCGCCGAGGGGTACCGCGAGGCCGAGCAGGCCCGGCAGCGGATCGAGGCGCGGATCAAGGGCACCCCGGTGCGGCTCTTCAGCTACCTCGAGGAGCTCGCGAAGAAGCAGGAGCTCTCCCTGGGCGACATGCAGGATCGCGGCACCGACTCGGTGGGCGACGGCATCTCCCGCTCCACGGTGGAGGTGAGCTTCGCCCGCATCGACCTGCGCTCGCTCACCGGCTTCTTGAACGAGATCGAGAAGAGCCAGCAGCTGGTGAAGGTGGAGAAGCTGCGGGTGCGGGGGCGCTCCGACGATCCCAACGCGCTCGACGCCGCCGTCACCGTCTCGACCTACAGCCTTTCGAAGGGATGA
- the gspN gene encoding type II secretion system protein GspN, whose amino-acid sequence MNVTILAKLKNKPWLRRLGYPAFFNAAFLGGIYLTFPYDQLRDRIVSEAEKATGYDVEIEKVRLAGVSGITLHGVDVGSADADEGTPTLPVEGEAAAEGEGAEAPPPPAPKKLHLDAVTAKADLLALAMGKRAVKFDVDAFGGSLRGKVVMGDEEQFFRARGRKIDFGQSPLKALAGLDLVGRIDTLDVELRSPGPDFSKADGTVEIKGEELNLNGGEVQMFELPAVALGTMNGRIEFKEGVADFEEFAIEGADLEAKVDGNIRLSPVLSASSVTGKLRIKPSDDWWNRNEMLKTAANFALPAGKDGWRTISIYGPLSSPKFRPQK is encoded by the coding sequence ATGAACGTGACCATCCTCGCCAAGCTGAAGAACAAGCCCTGGCTGCGACGGTTGGGTTACCCGGCCTTCTTCAACGCGGCCTTCCTGGGCGGCATCTACCTCACCTTCCCCTACGACCAGCTCCGCGACCGGATCGTCTCCGAGGCGGAGAAGGCCACCGGCTACGACGTGGAGATCGAGAAGGTCCGCCTCGCCGGCGTGAGCGGCATCACGCTCCACGGTGTAGACGTCGGCAGCGCCGACGCGGACGAGGGCACGCCCACGCTTCCCGTCGAAGGCGAAGCGGCGGCGGAAGGGGAAGGCGCCGAGGCGCCGCCGCCTCCGGCTCCGAAGAAGCTCCACCTCGACGCGGTGACCGCGAAGGCCGACCTGCTCGCCCTCGCCATGGGCAAGCGCGCCGTGAAGTTCGACGTCGACGCCTTCGGCGGCAGCCTCCGCGGCAAGGTGGTGATGGGCGACGAGGAGCAGTTCTTCCGGGCCCGCGGCAGGAAGATCGACTTCGGCCAGAGCCCGCTCAAGGCGCTGGCTGGCCTCGACCTGGTCGGCCGCATCGACACGCTCGACGTCGAGCTGCGCTCCCCCGGTCCGGACTTCTCCAAGGCAGACGGCACCGTGGAGATCAAGGGCGAGGAGCTCAACCTGAACGGCGGCGAGGTGCAGATGTTCGAGCTGCCCGCCGTGGCGCTGGGCACCATGAACGGCCGCATCGAGTTCAAGGAGGGCGTCGCCGATTTCGAGGAGTTCGCGATCGAGGGCGCCGACCTCGAGGCGAAGGTCGACGGCAACATCCGGCTCTCGCCGGTGCTCTCGGCCTCCAGCGTCACCGGCAAGCTCCGGATCAAGCCCTCCGACGATTGGTGGAACCGCAACGAGATGCTGAAGACTGCCGCCAATTTCGCCCTGCCCGCAGGCAAGGACGGCTGGCGCACCATCAGCATCTACGGGCCCTTGAGCTCGCCGAAGTTCCGCCCGCAGAAGTAG
- the pilM gene encoding pilus assembly protein PilM, with the protein MAQKILGLDIGAHSVKAVLLEGTLRGWELKGHAIAPLGPVEAAPEPAAPAVAEEGAEGAAAANGEQQEAAIDLRLSRAIATVAEQLGGLRADLTAVALPGTSAATPLVTLPFTDAKKVEATLGFEVESLLPFDIDDAFYDYQVLSQQDGKSDLLVGVVRREEFSQLVEQLHTAGVDPRVITLPGLGLEPLAADLAVRNGVGHDEQAAILDLGHDRSVLTVVQGGSPDGKQPPHLVFTRTFSGGGASLPEGSSDLENDALLRRKVQMLLREVRQSLRAAQTRTRRPVGRIFLAGALSQLPGLGALLAHELNVPVDPVTLPGDAAAKIPAEQQPAYAQALGLALRAQARGGQKLLNLRKGAFAYKGDLDYLKGKTSRLVAFAAVLVVLFAGNFWAKLQTVKAQEAKLDDALCQVTQNVLGTCEQDFNIALSKLQGGDTMAAQIPTASAMEVFTEAITRMPSEAGVKFEEVDVTLERLRLKGTVDSFDGVDQVVGGLKKSRCIGEIKRGRVQRNRSEKIEFTLDALYVCGQNADKIASAGTGG; encoded by the coding sequence TTGGCGCAGAAGATTCTCGGCCTCGATATCGGGGCCCATTCGGTGAAGGCCGTGCTCCTCGAGGGCACGCTGCGGGGCTGGGAGCTCAAGGGCCACGCCATCGCACCGCTCGGCCCCGTGGAGGCAGCGCCGGAACCGGCTGCGCCCGCGGTCGCCGAGGAGGGCGCGGAAGGCGCCGCTGCAGCGAACGGCGAGCAGCAGGAGGCCGCGATCGACCTGCGCCTCTCCCGCGCCATCGCCACGGTGGCGGAGCAGCTCGGCGGCCTCCGTGCCGACCTGACCGCGGTGGCGTTGCCGGGGACCTCGGCGGCGACCCCGCTCGTCACCCTGCCCTTCACCGACGCGAAGAAGGTCGAGGCGACGCTGGGCTTCGAGGTGGAGAGCCTTCTCCCCTTCGACATCGACGACGCCTTCTACGACTACCAGGTGCTCTCGCAGCAGGACGGCAAGAGCGACCTGCTCGTGGGCGTGGTGCGGCGCGAGGAGTTTTCGCAGCTGGTGGAGCAGCTCCACACCGCCGGCGTCGATCCGCGCGTCATCACCCTGCCGGGCTTGGGCCTCGAGCCGCTGGCAGCCGATCTGGCCGTCCGCAACGGCGTCGGCCACGACGAGCAGGCGGCGATCCTCGATCTCGGCCACGACCGCAGCGTGCTCACCGTGGTGCAGGGCGGCAGCCCCGACGGCAAGCAGCCCCCGCACCTCGTCTTCACCCGCACCTTCTCCGGCGGCGGCGCGAGCCTCCCCGAGGGGAGCAGCGACCTGGAGAACGACGCGCTCCTGCGTCGCAAGGTGCAGATGCTCCTGCGCGAGGTGCGCCAGTCGCTCCGCGCGGCCCAGACCCGCACCCGCCGGCCGGTGGGCCGGATCTTCCTCGCCGGCGCGCTCTCCCAGCTGCCCGGCCTCGGCGCCCTGCTCGCCCACGAGCTCAACGTGCCCGTGGATCCGGTCACCCTGCCCGGCGACGCAGCGGCGAAGATCCCCGCGGAACAGCAGCCCGCCTACGCGCAGGCGCTGGGCCTCGCCCTGCGGGCGCAGGCCCGCGGCGGCCAGAAGCTGCTCAACCTCCGCAAGGGCGCCTTCGCCTACAAGGGCGACCTCGACTACCTCAAGGGCAAGACCTCGCGGCTCGTGGCCTTCGCCGCGGTCCTGGTCGTGCTCTTCGCCGGCAACTTCTGGGCGAAGCTGCAGACGGTGAAGGCGCAGGAGGCGAAGCTCGACGACGCCCTCTGCCAGGTGACGCAGAACGTGCTCGGCACCTGCGAGCAGGACTTCAACATCGCCCTCTCCAAGCTGCAGGGTGGCGACACCATGGCGGCGCAGATCCCCACCGCCTCGGCGATGGAGGTCTTCACCGAGGCGATCACCCGGATGCCTTCCGAGGCCGGCGTGAAGTTCGAGGAGGTCGACGTGACCCTCGAGCGCCTCCGCCTCAAGGGCACCGTGGACTCCTTCGACGGCGTCGACCAGGTGGTCGGCGGCCTGAAGAAGTCGCGGTGCATCGGCGAGATCAAGCGCGGGCGCGTGCAGCGCAACCGCAGCGAGAAGATCGAATTCACCCTCGACGCGCTCTACGTCTGCGGCCAGAACGCCGACAAGATCGCCAGCGCGGGAACCGGGGGCTAA
- a CDS encoding GAF domain-containing protein, translated as MPTRPGEVPTGVRMLAAQMGAPSEFAELHRCRRFVVRSTVRNGTRVVVKRPIDAEGQALLGREEEMLRLLDVPGVVRLLGTEEAAGATSLILEDAGPESLQQRIDAGPLQTGDFLALASALAETAARIHARRIVHGAITPGRIRLGPELRPTLVHFSDASRFGELPSASAELDLTWAAPEQTGHMHRPLDGRTDLYALGATFYAMLTGSPPFRSADPLELAHAHLAQVPALASVANPNVPPGLAAIVQKLLEKAPEQRYQSAEALLQDLREAAQRWTATGTVEPFELGRGDLAYRLPLPHLLYGREAERAFLERAFDEATRDGSRFVLVEGEPGVGKTSLVDSLADVVLRRGGRFVSGKALLRASTAPHASVAKALRDLVRSLSAASDAERERVVAALRETDALLVELVPELAELGIEPKRVDLGPVEAQFLLHREISILVRSSVSEEHPLVLFLDDLQWADDASLLALQTLATEPGIKHVLLVGGLRPREASPALERMLAAVGNLGVSIQRCELFPLEEGSVVSLLADALHSDRERVRGLARLLTAKTSGNPFFLRQLLRSLQKEGLLVWNEGAARWTWDLRRIEGVGITQNVAALMAGAIRDLPVPTREVLRVAACAGTRTPRFVLERSLALSPMQVDERLHELVGEGLLLREGAENVVFAHDRIEQAAYESMSEAERRRIHRLIGRLLLETGGEEAFFRAVDQLNLGAEPTESREARFERALLNQRAGARARAATAYGAAFAYLQTALELIGPSAPQVFQFALRRDAADAAFLSGNLERCLALVDEGLQYATAVEERAGLHALRIRATFAAGRHAESLAIGRNALSHLFGLEIPADLRAATDAARQRIDRLLAGRQPESLASEPFVEDPRDQAFLDMMSEMFAPAWFFDHDLLCYLSAVTVEQCLERGFSPSAVVGIACYPFYLFGVDAAAMGGFARLAVRIGERSSNRVPEVAARYLECADLLPWEAPYAVTLSSLRQVRRLAIECGDLREATLTWMASSMYNFLSGMELERILAEIDEGVSFCNRLGFPGIATFQLHYRWLIRELQGLAREPGSSGDEEAAEAAAVAALGPSIEAHALVLRLWGAVVFRNHEEAKRLLAPMRRMLPLLQAIGPYSEGTFMDALTELADARGAVPPQASAARERMREWEEGAPDNYRPRRLLLDAEIARVEGRNDDAAACYDEAIDAARAAGLVQDAALASEWAGRHYFTMGRRRLAAPYLAEARESWGRWGATGKVRALEKEFGLAPGLELSRGASIAPVAGLDALSLLRTAQSISSEVRLSRLLPKLVQVCIQAAGAERGVLVLEQDGSARVRASGDANGTTRDEDTPLGGAAGVCAAVVEAVRSRRIAVLVDDAASDPRYGSDADLLARKVKSILAIPIRRQEEFLGVFYFENSLTTGAFTRERVLALELLSGEIAIALENGRLFEALESEIGERRKAEEAIRFLADASAVLAQSLDYDATLQRLAQLAVPRLAEWSVIFLVDESGRAERGYGAHRDPAREPLLAALRERYPPPLGISYPAGQVLASGTPVLVPVVDDARLDAVVIDREHARLLRGLGLRSVLAVPLVARGRTLGVMSLYSPTDWRYGPADLPLAEELARRAALAIDNARLYREAQEAIRVREEFLSVASHELKTPITSMTTAIGSALRKGLSEEAVGRTFATTQRGLRRLNHLVDQLLEVSEAQSGELELEREAFDLAEAARAAVARAEERIATSGSLVEVIAPAPIRGSWDRRRIEEVVASLLDNALKFGAGKPVRVTVEAEGESARLTVHDEGIGIPPERLPHVFERFERAVSSQHYGGWGLGLYLVRRVVEAHGGSVAAESTAGGGTTFTVTLPLGT; from the coding sequence ATGCCGACGCGGCCTGGCGAGGTCCCCACCGGCGTGCGCATGTTGGCTGCACAGATGGGGGCTCCTTCCGAATTCGCCGAACTGCATCGCTGCAGGCGCTTCGTCGTGCGGTCCACCGTGCGCAATGGCACCCGTGTGGTCGTGAAGCGCCCCATCGATGCAGAAGGCCAGGCGCTCCTCGGTCGAGAGGAGGAGATGCTCCGGCTTCTCGACGTACCGGGCGTCGTGCGCCTCCTCGGCACGGAAGAGGCGGCCGGGGCGACCAGCCTGATCCTCGAAGATGCGGGACCGGAGAGCCTGCAGCAGCGGATCGATGCGGGCCCGCTGCAGACCGGGGATTTTCTCGCCCTCGCCTCCGCCCTCGCCGAGACCGCCGCGCGCATCCACGCCCGGCGGATCGTCCACGGGGCGATCACGCCCGGGCGGATCCGGCTCGGCCCCGAGCTGCGTCCCACGCTCGTCCATTTCTCGGATGCCTCGCGCTTCGGGGAGCTGCCCTCCGCGAGCGCGGAGCTCGATCTCACCTGGGCCGCCCCCGAGCAGACCGGCCACATGCACCGTCCGCTCGACGGCCGCACCGACCTCTACGCGCTGGGGGCGACGTTCTACGCCATGCTCACCGGCTCGCCGCCCTTCCGCTCGGCAGACCCCCTGGAGCTCGCGCACGCGCACCTCGCGCAGGTTCCCGCCCTCGCGTCGGTGGCCAACCCGAACGTTCCGCCGGGTCTCGCTGCCATCGTCCAGAAGCTGCTCGAGAAGGCGCCGGAGCAGCGCTACCAGAGCGCGGAGGCGCTGCTGCAGGATCTTCGGGAGGCGGCACAGCGCTGGACGGCCACCGGCACGGTCGAGCCCTTCGAGCTGGGACGCGGTGATCTCGCCTACAGGCTTCCCCTGCCGCACCTACTCTACGGACGCGAGGCAGAGCGTGCCTTCCTGGAGCGGGCCTTCGACGAGGCGACCAGGGACGGCAGCCGCTTCGTGCTGGTGGAGGGCGAGCCGGGTGTGGGCAAGACCAGCCTCGTCGACTCCCTCGCCGACGTGGTCCTCCGCCGCGGCGGGCGCTTCGTTTCCGGAAAGGCGCTGCTGCGCGCGTCGACGGCGCCCCACGCCTCGGTGGCCAAGGCGCTGCGCGACCTGGTGCGATCCCTCTCGGCTGCGAGCGATGCGGAGCGGGAGCGGGTCGTCGCCGCCCTGCGGGAGACGGATGCGCTGCTGGTGGAGCTGGTGCCCGAGCTGGCGGAGCTCGGCATCGAGCCGAAGCGTGTGGATCTCGGACCGGTCGAGGCCCAGTTCCTGCTGCACCGGGAGATCTCCATCCTCGTGCGCAGCTCCGTGTCGGAAGAACACCCGCTCGTCCTCTTCCTCGACGATCTCCAATGGGCGGACGACGCCTCGCTCCTCGCCCTCCAGACCCTGGCGACCGAGCCCGGGATCAAGCATGTCCTGCTCGTCGGCGGGCTCCGGCCCCGGGAGGCGAGCCCGGCGCTCGAGCGGATGCTGGCTGCGGTCGGGAACCTCGGCGTCTCGATCCAACGGTGCGAGCTCTTCCCCCTCGAGGAGGGGTCGGTGGTCTCGCTCCTCGCCGACGCGCTGCACAGCGATCGGGAGCGCGTGCGGGGCCTGGCGCGGCTTCTCACCGCGAAGACCAGCGGCAATCCCTTCTTCCTCCGCCAGCTCCTCCGCTCCCTCCAGAAGGAGGGCCTCCTCGTCTGGAACGAGGGCGCTGCCCGGTGGACGTGGGACCTGCGGCGGATCGAGGGCGTGGGGATCACCCAGAACGTGGCGGCGCTCATGGCTGGCGCGATCCGCGACCTGCCCGTGCCCACCCGCGAGGTGCTGCGGGTCGCCGCCTGTGCCGGCACGCGGACGCCCCGCTTCGTGCTCGAGCGATCCCTGGCGCTCTCACCCATGCAGGTGGACGAGCGGCTGCACGAGCTGGTGGGGGAGGGCCTCCTGCTCCGCGAAGGCGCCGAGAACGTGGTCTTCGCCCACGACCGGATCGAGCAGGCGGCCTACGAGTCGATGTCCGAGGCGGAGCGCCGGCGGATCCACCGGCTCATCGGGCGGCTGCTCCTCGAGACCGGCGGAGAGGAGGCCTTCTTCCGGGCGGTGGATCAGCTGAACCTCGGCGCCGAGCCGACGGAGAGCCGGGAGGCGCGGTTCGAACGGGCCCTGCTCAACCAGCGCGCAGGCGCGCGCGCCCGGGCGGCGACTGCCTACGGCGCTGCCTTCGCCTACCTGCAGACCGCCCTGGAGCTGATCGGCCCCTCGGCACCGCAGGTCTTCCAATTCGCGCTGCGCCGCGACGCCGCCGACGCCGCGTTCCTGAGCGGGAATCTGGAACGCTGCCTCGCGCTGGTCGACGAGGGCCTGCAGTACGCCACGGCGGTGGAGGAGCGCGCCGGGCTCCACGCGCTGCGCATCCGGGCGACCTTCGCCGCGGGGCGCCACGCCGAGTCCCTCGCCATCGGCAGGAACGCCCTCTCGCATCTCTTCGGGCTGGAGATCCCCGCCGACCTGCGGGCCGCGACGGACGCCGCGCGCCAGCGCATCGACCGCCTGCTCGCCGGCCGCCAGCCGGAGTCGCTGGCCTCGGAACCGTTCGTGGAGGACCCCAGGGATCAGGCCTTCCTCGACATGATGTCGGAGATGTTCGCGCCGGCGTGGTTCTTCGACCACGACCTGCTCTGCTACCTCTCCGCCGTCACCGTCGAGCAATGCCTGGAGCGCGGATTCTCCCCCTCCGCTGTGGTCGGGATCGCGTGCTACCCCTTCTATCTCTTCGGCGTCGACGCGGCGGCGATGGGCGGCTTCGCGCGGCTGGCGGTCCGGATCGGCGAGCGGTCCAGCAACCGCGTGCCGGAGGTGGCGGCCCGCTACCTCGAGTGCGCCGACCTGCTCCCCTGGGAGGCGCCCTACGCCGTGACCCTCTCCAGCCTGCGCCAGGTGCGGCGGCTCGCCATCGAGTGCGGCGACCTGCGCGAAGCGACGCTCACCTGGATGGCGTCGTCGATGTACAACTTCCTCAGCGGCATGGAGCTCGAGCGGATCCTCGCGGAGATCGACGAGGGCGTCTCGTTCTGCAACCGCCTCGGCTTCCCCGGGATCGCGACCTTCCAGCTCCACTACCGCTGGCTGATCCGCGAACTGCAGGGGCTCGCCCGCGAGCCGGGGAGCAGCGGCGACGAAGAGGCAGCGGAGGCGGCGGCGGTGGCGGCGCTGGGGCCCTCGATCGAGGCGCACGCCCTCGTGCTTCGGCTCTGGGGCGCAGTGGTCTTCCGCAACCACGAGGAGGCGAAACGCCTGCTGGCACCGATGCGGCGCATGCTTCCGCTGCTGCAGGCGATCGGCCCCTACTCCGAGGGGACGTTCATGGACGCGCTCACCGAGCTCGCGGATGCACGGGGCGCGGTTCCGCCGCAGGCGAGCGCCGCGCGGGAGCGGATGCGGGAATGGGAGGAGGGCGCGCCGGACAATTACCGGCCGCGCCGGCTGCTGCTCGATGCGGAGATCGCTCGTGTCGAGGGGCGCAACGACGACGCGGCCGCGTGCTACGACGAGGCGATCGACGCGGCGCGTGCCGCCGGGCTGGTGCAGGATGCGGCGCTGGCGAGCGAATGGGCCGGGCGGCACTACTTCACGATGGGGAGACGGCGCCTCGCCGCGCCCTATCTCGCCGAGGCCCGCGAGAGCTGGGGGCGGTGGGGTGCCACGGGCAAGGTGAGGGCGCTGGAGAAGGAGTTCGGGCTGGCGCCGGGCCTCGAGCTCTCGCGCGGCGCGAGCATCGCGCCCGTGGCGGGCCTCGACGCGCTCAGCCTGCTGCGCACCGCGCAGTCGATCTCGAGCGAGGTCCGCCTCTCCAGGCTGCTGCCCAAGCTGGTGCAGGTTTGCATCCAGGCTGCGGGGGCGGAGCGGGGCGTTCTGGTGCTCGAGCAGGACGGAAGCGCGCGCGTCCGGGCCTCCGGCGACGCGAACGGCACCACCCGGGACGAAGACACGCCGCTCGGCGGCGCTGCGGGCGTCTGCGCCGCGGTGGTCGAGGCGGTACGCAGCAGGCGCATCGCCGTGCTCGTCGACGACGCTGCGAGCGATCCCCGGTACGGAAGCGACGCCGATCTTCTCGCGCGGAAGGTGAAGTCGATCCTCGCCATCCCGATCCGACGGCAGGAGGAGTTCCTCGGCGTCTTCTATTTCGAGAACTCGCTCACCACCGGCGCCTTCACCCGCGAGCGCGTCCTCGCCCTCGAGCTGCTCTCCGGCGAGATCGCCATCGCGCTGGAGAACGGCCGCCTCTTCGAGGCCCTCGAATCCGAAATCGGCGAGCGCCGCAAGGCAGAGGAGGCCATCCGCTTCCTCGCCGACGCGAGCGCCGTCCTCGCCCAATCCCTCGACTACGACGCCACCCTGCAGCGGCTCGCCCAGCTCGCGGTGCCGCGCCTCGCCGAGTGGTCCGTGATCTTCCTGGTCGACGAGAGCGGACGGGCGGAGCGTGGCTACGGCGCCCATCGCGATCCCGCCAGGGAGCCGCTGCTCGCCGCGCTCCGGGAGCGATACCCGCCGCCGCTCGGTATCTCCTACCCCGCCGGCCAGGTGCTGGCCTCCGGCACCCCGGTTCTGGTGCCGGTGGTCGACGACGCCCGCCTCGACGCCGTGGTAATCGATCGGGAGCACGCCCGGCTGCTGCGCGGGCTCGGCCTCCGGAGCGTGCTGGCAGTGCCGCTCGTCGCACGGGGCCGTACGCTCGGCGTGATGAGCCTCTACTCGCCGACCGACTGGCGCTACGGGCCCGCGGATCTGCCCCTGGCCGAGGAGCTCGCCCGGCGCGCGGCGCTGGCCATCGACAACGCCCGGCTCTACCGCGAGGCGCAGGAGGCGATCCGCGTGCGGGAGGAGTTCCTCTCGGTCGCCTCCCACGAGCTCAAGACGCCGATCACCTCGATGACCACGGCGATCGGTTCGGCCCTGCGCAAAGGCCTCTCCGAGGAGGCGGTCGGCCGCACCTTCGCCACCACGCAGCGGGGGCTGCGGCGGCTCAACCACCTGGTCGACCAGCTGCTCGAGGTCTCGGAGGCGCAGTCGGGAGAGCTGGAACTCGAGCGGGAGGCGTTCGATCTGGCCGAGGCGGCGCGCGCAGCGGTGGCCCGGGCGGAGGAGCGGATCGCCACCTCCGGCTCGTTGGTCGAGGTGATCGCGCCGGCGCCGATCCGCGGCAGCTGGGATCGGCGGCGCATCGAGGAGGTGGTGGCGAGCCTGCTCGACAACGCGCTCAAATTCGGCGCCGGTAAACCGGTTCGGGTCACGGTCGAGGCCGAGGGGGAGTCGGCGCGCCTCACGGTGCACGACGAGGGGATCGGCATTCCGCCGGAGCGGCTGCCCCACGTCTTCGAGCGCTTCGAGCGGGCGGTCTCCAGCCAGCACTACGGCGGCTGGGGCCTCGGGCTCTACCTGGTGCGTCGCGTCGTCGAGGCGCACGGCGGCAGTGTGGCGGCGGAGAGCACCGCCGGTGGCGGGACGACCTTCACCGTCACCTTGCCGCTCGGCACCTGA
- a CDS encoding outer membrane protein yields MRTKSLLVAILTLAAFAPAPAAAQLEREPGPFVTVLGGGISVPLGDAADVLPLGGGLQLGFGWYLSPAFAARLEYQYSGWSIGEEEIGVEGIDGLYSAHTLDLDASYDFFREQLFGLYAIGGPSLVYRRATLSETTGQVTLLPFCQPTFLLCVPQAAPATEEVASASDWNFGFNVGGGARFRLDPAIEIFAEARYRYAFGDTVRDAQGRERDTDTAWLPIFAGLRIRGF; encoded by the coding sequence ATGCGAACCAAGAGCCTCCTGGTGGCGATCCTCACGCTGGCTGCCTTTGCGCCGGCGCCTGCAGCAGCGCAGCTCGAGCGGGAGCCGGGCCCCTTCGTCACCGTCCTCGGCGGTGGCATCTCCGTGCCCCTCGGCGACGCGGCGGACGTGCTCCCGCTCGGCGGCGGCCTCCAGCTCGGCTTCGGCTGGTACCTGTCGCCGGCGTTCGCGGCCCGCCTCGAGTACCAGTACAGCGGCTGGTCGATCGGCGAGGAGGAGATCGGCGTGGAGGGGATCGACGGGCTCTACTCGGCCCATACCCTCGATCTCGACGCCAGCTACGACTTCTTCCGGGAGCAGCTCTTCGGCCTCTACGCGATCGGCGGGCCGAGCCTGGTCTACCGCCGGGCCACGCTCTCGGAGACCACCGGGCAGGTGACGCTCCTGCCCTTCTGCCAACCGACCTTCCTGCTCTGCGTGCCGCAGGCGGCTCCCGCCACCGAGGAGGTCGCCTCGGCGAGCGACTGGAACTTCGGCTTCAACGTCGGCGGCGGCGCCCGCTTCCGCCTCGATCCGGCGATCGAGATCTTCGCCGAGGCGCGCTACCGCTACGCCTTCGGCGACACCGTCCGCGACGCGCAAGGGCGCGAGCGCGACACCGACACCGCCTGGCTCCCGATCTTCGCCGGGCTCCGGATCCGGGGCTTCTGA